In a single window of the Candidatus Thermoplasmatota archaeon genome:
- a CDS encoding plastocyanin/azurin family copper-binding protein — MVRPSFSATLLLVALVAAMPLAAAQDNQTNQSTGDTGPAADYAVTLREKVDHGDFLWAPEKMSFPAGSRVTLIYNSTGATAPHNIHVTEGADTTPATPIIDQDSGSVSLTFQMPASGVVRFVCDVHPETMKGSISVGEFGGGAGGGGGAHTGIVAEGVHFLAYWVGVIAFAALFILYAATFFLFKYNESSHTTDHRDRASPAAAGSDDPTFVEARSLRNEFASLFIIVLFVALVAYIVVTQGLLDALRG, encoded by the coding sequence ATGGTCCGGCCCTCGTTTTCGGCGACGCTCCTGCTCGTCGCCCTCGTCGCGGCCATGCCGCTTGCCGCGGCGCAGGACAACCAGACGAACCAGTCGACGGGCGACACGGGTCCGGCCGCGGACTACGCGGTCACCCTGCGCGAGAAGGTCGACCACGGCGACTTCCTGTGGGCGCCCGAAAAGATGAGCTTCCCCGCGGGCAGCCGCGTGACGCTCATCTACAACTCGACGGGCGCGACGGCCCCGCACAACATCCACGTCACGGAGGGCGCGGACACGACGCCCGCGACCCCCATCATCGACCAGGATTCGGGCTCCGTCTCCCTGACGTTCCAGATGCCGGCGAGCGGCGTCGTCCGCTTCGTCTGCGACGTGCACCCCGAGACGATGAAGGGCTCCATCTCCGTCGGCGAGTTCGGCGGCGGCGCGGGCGGCGGTGGCGGGGCCCACACGGGCATCGTCGCCGAGGGCGTCCACTTCCTCGCGTACTGGGTCGGCGTCATCGCCTTCGCGGCGCTCTTCATCCTCTACGCCGCGACGTTCTTCCTCTTCAAGTACAACGAGAGCTCGCACACGACGGACCACCGCGACCGGGCCTCGCCCGCGGCCGCCGGGTCCGACGACCCGACCTTCGTCGAGGCGAGGTCGCTCCGCAACGAGTTCGCGAGCCTGTTCATCATCGTGCTGTTCGTCGCCCTCGTCGCGTACATCGTCGTGACACAGGGTCTGCTCGACGCGCTCAGGGGTTGA
- a CDS encoding DUF1622 domain-containing protein: MAWTGLAVDFLESGALLLEVAAAVIILAGGAVALGRWAVRRGPFDGPSHARHNFARSLLLALDFTIGSDVLSLAAAPDLDRVLAVGAVALVRIALTLILEYEESRIERRGD; encoded by the coding sequence ATGGCCTGGACGGGCCTCGCGGTCGATTTCCTCGAGTCCGGCGCCCTTCTCCTCGAGGTTGCCGCCGCGGTCATCATCCTCGCGGGCGGGGCCGTCGCGCTCGGCCGATGGGCCGTGCGCCGCGGACCCTTCGACGGCCCGTCCCACGCCCGCCACAACTTCGCCCGCAGTCTCCTCCTCGCGCTCGATTTCACGATCGGAAGCGACGTCCTGAGCCTCGCCGCGGCCCCGGACCTCGACCGCGTCCTCGCCGTGGGCGCAGTCGCCCTCGTCCGCATCGCGTTGACCCTCATCCTCGAATACGAGGAGAGCCGCATCGAGCGCCGCGGCGACTGA